A genomic stretch from Edaphobacter aggregans includes:
- a CDS encoding PEP-CTERM sorting domain-containing protein has protein sequence MRIQQIMLAAFTAAVSVFSIQTVHADSVIPVDLSANVIESIVPGGTVFHNSAPLFGATLDPIQTSQLLYVSPVGVNASGRSTNISGAFASSLAESDGNGGVGVSQLIFGSPDGSGDGVRELFAQSLWTHTFLYDGPPAHDLLHLNIPTLQVGLLGVPPRRTGPSATETAEADARVDEVVTHPDGSITQGLFEFGIREFETQVPSGTILLNLVDDEILEHPNPLDFTPHLTFNGDDFNPSFTLEGVSFDLEMHDIQAGDIVSWVYTLTAEGTTHGFERGYYAFLGDPFGGEPVSGNLSQTITLIDASQPGTGGGTPEPSTGADVPEPGTGALMLLGLAGLLMWRWREAASVRTEG, from the coding sequence ATGAGAATCCAGCAAATTATGCTGGCCGCTTTCACTGCGGCCGTTTCCGTATTTTCCATTCAAACCGTACACGCCGATTCTGTTATACCGGTCGATCTCTCCGCCAATGTGATCGAGTCGATTGTGCCGGGCGGCACGGTGTTTCATAACTCCGCTCCGTTGTTCGGCGCTACATTAGACCCGATACAGACTAGCCAACTTCTTTACGTTTCTCCGGTCGGCGTCAACGCCTCAGGGCGGTCAACCAACATCTCGGGCGCATTTGCATCTTCACTTGCGGAGTCGGACGGTAATGGCGGTGTGGGCGTCAGCCAGCTGATCTTCGGGAGCCCGGATGGGTCCGGCGACGGCGTCAGAGAATTGTTCGCGCAATCTTTATGGACGCATACCTTCCTCTACGACGGCCCCCCCGCACACGATCTGTTGCATCTGAACATTCCGACGCTGCAGGTAGGGCTACTTGGAGTGCCGCCGCGACGCACCGGGCCAAGCGCAACCGAAACGGCCGAGGCCGATGCGAGAGTAGACGAAGTTGTCACACATCCGGATGGCAGCATAACCCAGGGCCTATTCGAATTCGGCATACGTGAATTTGAAACGCAAGTCCCCTCGGGCACGATCCTGTTGAATTTGGTGGACGACGAAATCCTCGAGCACCCAAATCCGTTGGATTTCACTCCCCACTTGACGTTTAACGGCGATGACTTCAACCCGAGTTTTACCCTCGAAGGCGTGTCGTTTGACCTGGAGATGCATGATATCCAGGCAGGGGACATCGTGTCCTGGGTGTATACGCTCACGGCAGAAGGCACAACACATGGCTTCGAACGAGGCTACTACGCCTTCTTAGGCGACCCGTTCGGCGGGGAGCCCGTCAGCGGCAATTTGAGCCAGACAATCACGCTTATCGATGCATCCCAGCCAGGTACGGGCGGCGGAACGCCCGAGCCGAGCACAGGTGCCGATGTGCCCGAGCCGGGAACGGGTGCGCTCATGCTGCTGGGACTCGCGGGGCTCCTCATGTGGCGCTGGCGGGAGGCGGCCTCCGTTCGTACTGAAGGCTGA
- a CDS encoding RNB domain-containing ribonuclease, whose protein sequence is MHNNGFDLVAAASAEMIREGFVVGYPDGCDEQVAAIRAAQAKATDAGERDLRGLMWSSIDNDTSRDLDQVEVAERVEGGIRVRVGIADVAAWVLKDTPLDEFAREQTQTVYTAVRNFSMLPTELSTDLTSLNEGQDRAAHVVEFVVDGEGAVGQTSIYRALVNNKAQLAYSRVGPWLEGTGAADAKVAASVELQEQLRLQDEAAIALHGQRVRMGALEFNRVEADPVMVDGQVKSIKAVFHNRAADLIEELMIAANETMAKTLRAAKRSCIQRVVRSPERWARIVELVGRHGTVLPSQPDSGALNAFLQAQRAADAVHYPDLSLSIIKLMGPGEYVLAKGDEDDPPGHFGLAAQDYAHSTAPNRRFPDLVTQRVVDAWLDGKAPPYTADELAAIAKHCNERDSAARKVERAMVKRVAAVALAGSIGKTFHGVITGANDKGVYVRVFDPPVEGKVVRGEHGLDVGDMVDVTLLHTNPQHAFIDFGRA, encoded by the coding sequence ATGCATAATAATGGGTTTGATCTGGTTGCTGCTGCCTCCGCTGAGATGATTCGCGAGGGGTTTGTTGTTGGATATCCTGATGGGTGTGACGAGCAGGTGGCTGCGATTCGTGCGGCGCAGGCGAAGGCCACCGATGCTGGTGAGCGCGATCTGCGTGGGTTGATGTGGTCTTCGATTGACAACGATACTTCGCGCGATCTCGACCAGGTTGAGGTTGCGGAGCGGGTAGAGGGCGGCATCCGTGTGCGGGTGGGGATTGCGGATGTTGCGGCATGGGTTTTGAAGGACACTCCGCTGGATGAGTTTGCGCGGGAACAGACGCAGACGGTGTATACGGCGGTGCGGAATTTCTCGATGCTGCCGACGGAGCTTTCGACGGATTTGACGTCGCTGAATGAGGGGCAGGATCGTGCGGCGCATGTCGTCGAGTTTGTGGTGGATGGTGAGGGTGCGGTGGGGCAAACTAGTATTTATCGGGCTCTCGTCAACAACAAGGCGCAGCTGGCTTACAGCCGGGTAGGGCCGTGGCTGGAGGGTACGGGTGCGGCGGATGCGAAGGTCGCGGCATCGGTTGAGTTGCAGGAGCAGTTGCGGCTGCAGGATGAGGCGGCGATTGCGCTGCATGGGCAGCGGGTGAGGATGGGAGCGCTGGAGTTCAACCGGGTTGAGGCTGATCCGGTGATGGTGGATGGTCAGGTGAAGTCGATCAAGGCGGTATTTCACAATCGGGCGGCGGACCTGATTGAGGAGTTGATGATTGCCGCGAACGAGACGATGGCGAAGACGCTGCGGGCGGCGAAACGGTCGTGTATTCAGCGCGTGGTGCGGTCTCCGGAGCGATGGGCTCGGATTGTGGAGTTGGTGGGTCGGCATGGAACGGTGTTGCCGTCGCAACCTGATTCGGGTGCTCTGAATGCGTTCTTGCAGGCGCAGCGGGCGGCGGATGCGGTGCACTATCCGGATCTGTCGTTGTCGATTATTAAGCTGATGGGGCCGGGGGAGTATGTGCTGGCTAAGGGTGATGAAGACGATCCCCCGGGGCACTTTGGGCTGGCGGCTCAGGATTATGCTCACTCAACGGCGCCGAACCGGAGATTTCCTGATCTCGTAACGCAGCGGGTGGTGGACGCGTGGCTGGATGGCAAGGCTCCGCCCTACACGGCCGACGAGTTGGCAGCGATTGCGAAGCATTGCAATGAGCGAGACTCGGCGGCGCGCAAGGTGGAACGGGCGATGGTGAAGCGGGTTGCTGCGGTGGCACTGGCGGGGAGCATCGGGAAGACGTTCCATGGAGTGATTACAGGAGCTAACGACAAGGGAGTTTATGTACGGGTGTTCGATCCTCCGGTTGAGGGGAAGGTGGTGCGGGGCGAGCATGGGCTGGATGTTGGGGACATGGTGGATGTGACCCTGCTGCATACCAATCCGCAGCATGCGTTTATCGATTTTGGGCGTGCGTAG
- a CDS encoding DUF6314 family protein, which translates to MSVAGGVFEGLLGEWSLEREISGCGCMKGYARFTRLDGETALYEESGELCLKGGQTLHSRQSYVYEKRDDGFAVRFADTRELFHVMRFVTSGDDLVGEARHVCVNDLYLSGYMVRSDGSFEVRHEVRGPQKDYVIRTVYRRSPAC; encoded by the coding sequence ATGAGCGTCGCGGGTGGAGTGTTCGAGGGGCTGCTTGGAGAGTGGAGCCTGGAGCGCGAGATTTCGGGGTGTGGCTGCATGAAAGGCTATGCGCGGTTCACACGGCTGGATGGGGAGACGGCTTTGTATGAGGAGTCGGGTGAGCTCTGTCTGAAGGGTGGACAGACGCTGCATAGCCGGCAGAGCTACGTCTATGAGAAGAGAGATGATGGGTTTGCGGTGCGGTTTGCCGATACGCGTGAGCTCTTCCATGTGATGCGGTTTGTGACGAGTGGCGATGATCTTGTGGGTGAGGCTCGTCATGTGTGTGTGAATGATCTTTATCTCTCTGGGTATATGGTTCGGTCTGATGGGAGCTTTGAGGTGCGGCATGAGGTTCGTGGGCCGCAGAAGGACTATGTCATTCGGACCGTATATCGACGGAGTCCGGCTTGTTGA
- a CDS encoding rhamnulokinase, translating into MALLPKDKRASIAVDLGAESCRVSLLRWVKGKPAIELVHRFVNAPREVDGGLRWDLAMIVDGLEEGVRRCASIATEGVRSIAVDGWAVDYVRLDAKGLPLGDPFCYRDERTVKAERSLHRKIGPERLRELTGVQLLRINTLYQLYADALDGVPEGRQWLNLPEYILSRWGGARVAEHTNATHTQMVELYKPQWCREIFQAAELDLACAAKIVPPGTEVGRLSGPLAELPELRNAVLIAPACHDTASAIAGIPATGNDWAYISSGTWSLVGTVLEQPRNGEEAREENFTNLGAVGGRICFHKNVNGMWLIRQCMDAWAAGGRAWTVPELVAAAEKTAKPRGLLDVDDPDLLLAGRMPQRINAQRVRKGYEALDEGAENAPVFASLIFHSLAARYAKVLDRIALHSGKKLKRLFVVGGASQNDFLNRLTAEATGLEVFRGAAESSTVGNFAVQLAVLEGGRDAVTGAYAEQVSRWAGLFVGAIG; encoded by the coding sequence ATGGCGTTACTGCCGAAGGATAAGCGAGCTTCGATTGCGGTGGACCTGGGGGCGGAGAGCTGCCGGGTTTCGCTGCTGCGGTGGGTGAAGGGTAAGCCGGCGATTGAGCTGGTGCACCGGTTTGTGAATGCTCCGCGTGAGGTGGATGGGGGGCTGCGCTGGGATTTGGCGATGATTGTCGACGGACTCGAAGAAGGGGTTCGGCGATGTGCTTCGATTGCGACGGAGGGTGTGCGGTCGATTGCTGTCGACGGGTGGGCGGTGGACTATGTTCGGCTCGATGCGAAGGGGCTGCCGCTGGGCGATCCTTTCTGCTATCGCGATGAGCGGACGGTGAAGGCGGAGCGGTCACTGCATCGGAAGATCGGGCCGGAGCGCTTGCGGGAGCTGACGGGTGTTCAGCTGTTGCGGATCAATACGCTGTATCAGCTTTATGCGGACGCGCTGGATGGAGTGCCGGAGGGACGGCAGTGGCTGAATCTGCCGGAGTACATTCTGTCGCGGTGGGGTGGGGCTCGCGTGGCTGAGCATACGAATGCTACACATACGCAGATGGTGGAGCTGTATAAGCCGCAGTGGTGCCGGGAGATATTTCAGGCAGCTGAGCTTGATCTTGCCTGCGCGGCGAAGATTGTTCCACCGGGAACGGAGGTGGGGCGATTGAGCGGGCCGTTGGCAGAGCTTCCGGAGTTGCGGAATGCGGTTCTGATCGCTCCGGCTTGCCATGATACTGCTTCGGCGATTGCGGGGATTCCGGCGACAGGGAATGACTGGGCTTATATCAGCTCGGGGACGTGGTCGCTGGTGGGGACGGTGCTGGAGCAGCCTCGCAATGGGGAGGAGGCGCGTGAGGAGAATTTTACGAATCTGGGTGCTGTTGGGGGAAGAATCTGCTTTCACAAGAATGTAAATGGGATGTGGCTGATTCGGCAGTGTATGGATGCGTGGGCCGCGGGCGGACGGGCTTGGACTGTGCCGGAGTTGGTGGCTGCGGCAGAGAAGACTGCGAAGCCGCGCGGGTTGCTGGATGTTGATGATCCGGATTTGCTGCTGGCTGGCCGGATGCCGCAGCGAATCAATGCCCAGCGGGTGAGGAAGGGGTATGAGGCGCTGGATGAGGGAGCTGAGAATGCTCCGGTGTTTGCCAGCTTGATCTTTCATAGTCTGGCGGCTCGGTATGCGAAGGTGCTAGACAGGATTGCGCTTCATAGCGGGAAGAAGTTGAAGCGGTTGTTTGTTGTGGGTGGGGCTAGTCAGAATGATTTTTTGAACCGGCTTACGGCGGAGGCTACGGGGTTGGAGGTCTTTCGTGGGGCGGCGGAGAGTTCGACGGTGGGGAACTTTGCGGTGCAGCTGGCGGTGCTGGAGGGTGGCCGGGATGCGGTGACGGGGGCTTATGCGGAGCAGGTTTCGCGGTGGGCTGGGTTGTTTGTGGGCGCGATAGGCTGA
- a CDS encoding bifunctional rhamnulose-1-phosphate aldolase/short-chain dehydrogenase, whose product MTAKSGLKFLEDRWDDAVASKLDEPELLRYRSNLLGSDLRITNFGGGNTSSKLEQVDPVDGQTKKILWVKGSGGDLGSIKRAGFATLYLDKLLALEKMYRGVELEDEMVDMYPLCTFGNNPVAASIDTPLHGFLPFAHVDHLHPDWGIALAASANGKLKMEEFNKEFGHKLAWLPWQRPGFELGMMLKKIVAETPGCDGVVLGGHGLFTWGDTQRESYLNTITIIDQLGQFIERHGAVAGHNHFGGEAVKAREDRAEIAAGIMPYLRGAVSRKQRWIGSFSDSKQVLDFVNSAQAEKLAHLGTSCPDHFIRTKIRPMFVKWNPAGEPGELKELIEMALETYRAEYAEYYKKHALPDSPAVRDASPTVVLVPGVGMFSFGKNKTESRITGEFYINAIGVMQGAGALGAGVDCKEIPQAGPAASADQFTVYSNYVALPPSEAFRIEYWKLEEAKIRRQPPEKELSRRVALIVGGGSGIGREVALLAAERGAHVVVADRDVAGAEKVADEIKAIAGKEAVSWTSIDIRDRKAIKAALEATTNQFGGIDILINTAALFPSSPDGVISDAQWALTLEVNVTANYLLADEAAKVFAEQGIDASVVLTSSANAVVAKRGSEAYDVSKAALSHLVRELAVSMAPKVRVNGISPATVVKGSTMFPRDRVIASLKKYKLPFDEKDTDDGLRNELAKFYATRTLTHQPIDPKDCAQAIMFLAGPLARCTTGHLIPVDGGLTEAYLR is encoded by the coding sequence ATGACGGCGAAGAGTGGGTTGAAGTTTTTGGAGGATCGTTGGGATGACGCGGTGGCGTCGAAGCTGGATGAGCCTGAGCTTCTGAGGTATCGATCGAATTTGTTGGGCTCGGACCTGCGGATTACGAACTTTGGCGGGGGCAATACAAGTTCGAAGCTGGAGCAGGTGGATCCGGTGGATGGGCAGACGAAGAAGATTCTTTGGGTGAAGGGTAGTGGGGGGGACCTGGGAAGCATCAAGCGAGCGGGGTTTGCGACGCTGTATCTGGATAAGCTGCTGGCGCTGGAGAAGATGTATCGCGGGGTTGAACTGGAAGACGAGATGGTGGATATGTATCCGCTGTGTACGTTTGGGAATAATCCTGTGGCGGCTTCGATCGATACTCCGTTGCATGGGTTTTTGCCATTTGCGCATGTGGACCATCTGCATCCGGACTGGGGGATCGCGCTGGCGGCCTCGGCGAATGGGAAGTTGAAGATGGAGGAGTTCAATAAGGAGTTTGGACATAAGCTCGCCTGGCTACCGTGGCAGAGGCCAGGGTTTGAGCTGGGGATGATGTTGAAAAAGATTGTGGCCGAGACGCCCGGTTGTGATGGTGTGGTGCTGGGTGGGCATGGGCTGTTTACGTGGGGCGATACGCAGCGTGAGAGCTATCTGAATACGATCACGATCATCGATCAGCTGGGGCAGTTTATTGAGCGGCATGGAGCGGTGGCTGGGCATAATCACTTCGGTGGGGAGGCGGTGAAGGCGCGGGAGGATCGCGCGGAGATTGCTGCGGGGATTATGCCGTATCTGCGGGGCGCGGTTTCGCGGAAGCAGCGGTGGATTGGGAGCTTTTCGGATTCGAAACAGGTGCTGGATTTTGTGAACTCGGCGCAGGCGGAGAAGCTGGCGCATCTGGGGACGAGTTGCCCGGACCACTTTATCCGGACGAAGATTCGGCCGATGTTTGTGAAGTGGAATCCTGCGGGAGAGCCTGGGGAGTTGAAGGAGCTGATTGAGATGGCTCTGGAGACGTACAGGGCGGAGTATGCGGAGTATTACAAGAAGCATGCTTTGCCGGATTCGCCTGCGGTGCGCGACGCGAGTCCTACGGTGGTGCTGGTGCCGGGCGTGGGGATGTTCAGCTTTGGGAAGAATAAGACTGAGTCGCGGATCACGGGTGAGTTCTACATCAATGCGATAGGCGTGATGCAAGGGGCTGGTGCGCTGGGTGCTGGTGTGGATTGCAAGGAGATTCCTCAGGCTGGACCGGCTGCTTCGGCGGATCAGTTTACGGTGTACTCGAATTATGTGGCGTTGCCGCCTAGTGAGGCGTTCCGGATTGAGTACTGGAAGCTGGAGGAGGCTAAGATTCGCAGGCAGCCTCCTGAGAAGGAGTTGAGCCGGCGGGTTGCTCTGATTGTTGGCGGTGGCAGCGGGATTGGGCGTGAGGTGGCTTTGCTGGCTGCTGAGCGTGGGGCTCATGTTGTGGTTGCGGACCGCGATGTTGCCGGTGCGGAGAAGGTGGCGGATGAGATCAAGGCGATTGCCGGTAAGGAAGCGGTTAGCTGGACTAGCATCGACATTCGAGATAGGAAGGCGATCAAGGCTGCGCTTGAGGCTACGACGAATCAGTTTGGCGGGATCGATATTTTGATCAATACGGCTGCGTTGTTTCCTTCCTCGCCGGATGGCGTGATCAGCGATGCTCAGTGGGCGTTGACGCTGGAGGTCAATGTTACGGCGAACTATCTGCTGGCCGATGAGGCGGCGAAGGTGTTTGCTGAGCAGGGAATTGACGCGAGTGTCGTGCTGACGAGTTCGGCGAATGCGGTTGTGGCCAAGCGAGGCAGCGAGGCCTATGACGTGAGCAAGGCTGCGCTGAGCCATCTGGTGCGGGAGCTGGCGGTGAGCATGGCTCCGAAGGTGCGGGTGAATGGGATTTCGCCGGCTACGGTGGTGAAGGGGTCGACGATGTTTCCGCGGGATCGCGTGATTGCTTCGCTGAAGAAGTACAAGCTGCCGTTTGATGAGAAGGACACAGATGACGGGCTGCGGAATGAGCTGGCGAAGTTCTATGCCACGCGGACGCTGACGCATCAGCCGATCGATCCGAAGGATTGTGCGCAGGCGATTATGTTTCTTGCCGGGCCGCTGGCACGGTGCACAACGGGGCATCTGATTCCAGTGGACGGCGGGTTGACCGAGGCCTATTTGCGATGA
- a CDS encoding glycoside hydrolase family 28 protein: MSVVRKHLSRAALIAALTLSAHAQTKVFSANTFGAKPDGGTLNTTAIQKAIDAAAPTHGTVTFNPGTYLTGSLFLKSGVTLAVSEGVTLIGSQRVEDYPMLPTRIAGIEMTWPAALINVRDQQNVTITGRGTIDGDGPIWWKSYWDLRATYEPKGLRWASDYDARRPRLILFQNSSNIHLGGGIVLKRSGFWTVQILYSHNVTLDGVTIRNNEGGKGPSTDGIDIDSSRDVLVQHADIDVNDDALCLKAGRDSDGLRVNRATENVVLRDSIIRHGAAAVTIGSETSGGFRNIEAYNLTALAGVPSGVLFKSARTRGGFADDIRIHDLTLEGVAVPIHITMNWNPTYSYATLPPDLKDPPPYYITLTTPVTPPEKGLAHFHNVHIWNIKATGAKRAFDVSAYPAAPLENFKIDHLNIEAQTAGTIANAKNWTLTDNTIQTADGSKVTLTQSTREPDNPKDVPFGEPK; the protein is encoded by the coding sequence ATGTCCGTAGTCCGAAAACACCTCAGCCGAGCCGCACTTATCGCTGCTCTTACCCTCTCCGCGCACGCCCAGACAAAAGTATTTTCGGCCAACACCTTCGGAGCCAAACCCGACGGCGGCACGCTCAACACCACCGCTATCCAGAAGGCCATCGACGCAGCCGCCCCAACCCACGGCACCGTCACCTTCAACCCCGGCACCTATCTCACGGGCTCCCTCTTCCTCAAATCCGGAGTCACCCTCGCAGTCTCCGAAGGCGTAACCCTCATCGGCTCCCAGCGTGTCGAAGACTACCCGATGCTTCCCACCCGCATCGCTGGCATCGAGATGACCTGGCCCGCTGCCCTCATCAATGTCCGTGACCAGCAAAACGTCACCATCACGGGCCGTGGCACCATCGACGGCGACGGCCCCATCTGGTGGAAGTCCTACTGGGACCTCCGCGCCACCTACGAGCCCAAAGGCCTCCGCTGGGCATCCGACTACGACGCCCGACGCCCCCGCCTCATCCTCTTCCAGAACTCCTCCAACATCCACCTAGGCGGCGGCATCGTCCTTAAACGTTCCGGCTTCTGGACCGTCCAGATCCTCTACTCCCACAACGTCACCCTCGACGGCGTCACCATCCGCAATAACGAAGGCGGCAAAGGGCCCTCCACCGACGGCATCGACATCGACTCATCCCGCGACGTCCTCGTCCAGCACGCCGACATCGACGTCAACGACGACGCCCTCTGCCTCAAAGCTGGCCGCGACTCCGACGGACTCCGCGTCAACCGGGCAACGGAAAATGTGGTGCTCCGCGATAGCATCATCCGCCACGGAGCAGCCGCCGTCACGATCGGATCCGAAACCTCCGGTGGCTTCCGCAACATCGAAGCCTACAACCTCACCGCCCTCGCCGGCGTCCCCTCCGGAGTCCTCTTTAAATCCGCCCGCACTCGCGGAGGCTTCGCCGACGACATTCGCATCCACGACCTCACCCTCGAAGGCGTAGCCGTCCCCATCCACATCACCATGAACTGGAACCCCACCTATAGCTACGCCACCCTCCCACCCGACCTAAAAGACCCACCCCCGTACTACATCACCCTCACCACTCCCGTCACGCCACCCGAAAAGGGACTCGCCCACTTCCACAACGTCCACATCTGGAACATCAAAGCCACCGGAGCCAAGCGAGCCTTCGACGTCAGCGCCTACCCCGCCGCCCCGCTCGAGAACTTCAAAATCGACCACCTCAACATCGAAGCCCAGACCGCTGGCACCATCGCCAACGCCAAAAACTGGACCCTCACCGACAACACCATCCAAACCGCCGACGGCTCCAAAGTAACACTCACCCAATCCACCCGCGAGCCCGACAACCCCAAAGACGTCCCCTTCGGAGAACCAAAATAA
- a CDS encoding glycosyl hydrolase translates to MPRFPYFLPRANNHLTTKIATTITLTVTLSTPLFSQVSIDNLKQNFQNPPADAKPMMRWWWFGTAVEKPEILRELKQMQADGIGGVELAFVYPQVVDDPSKGLINHPFLSPEMLDNVRYAQSEARKLGLRVDVTLGSGWPYGGPATTLEEAATRLRTVEIPFPANATILPQPDLAEGESIISISLVNGEPKHWDAATTQTIIPSEISSINASTTPRTALFFIASHTRQQVKRAAVGSEGYVLDPFSHQAVATHLKTVGEPLVKAFGPTPPYAVFSDSLEAYGADWTPNLPEEFHKRRGYDLLPHLPELVAGGTPAAEKIRHDWGQTLTELVDENYLTQINNWAIEHHTKFRSQTYGEPAVTLSSQHLVTLPEGEGPRWREFSTLRWASSANHLFGNKITSAETFTWLHSPVFRATPLDMKAEADLHFLIGVNQIIGHGWPYSPPQAGEPGWSLYAAAVFNDNNPWHPVMPDVTRYIQRISYLLRQGEPANQVAILLPTDDAWAHFSPGKVTVTGEMTHLITPALMSAILSAGYNVDFIDADTINRQGIHYPILVIPPTDRIPAETLQRILRYSSINRGKVLCLGHTPLHVTDGALASFVWSGPHQLIPPTIVPNESALIEALHTASAPDFSLHTKSSVARDQIGFIRRRLPNADIYFVANASNHPIQATATFATVYPSGEQWDPDTGVSLSISSTDVDLNLAPYESRIFVFAKTGSQSGRPTSTPRTDSTNTSHPGIIDLSKNWELHFLDTNKTETQPTLTDWTANPDTKFYSGEAVYTRDFTLTAVPTKPVSLEIEGGTPTTPQPLAQPDRPVGVRNPLVTGTGPGMRAWYDPPIREAAIVYINGQRAGSLWHPPYRLDVTHLLKPGQNHIEIRVYNTAINAWAALPPHDYKPLIEKFGDRFQMQDLDKVKPVPSGILGQIHLVTEISQ, encoded by the coding sequence ATGCCACGTTTTCCATACTTTTTACCGCGTGCTAACAACCACCTAACCACCAAAATCGCCACCACGATCACACTGACAGTAACGCTATCAACCCCATTATTTTCACAAGTTTCTATAGACAACTTAAAACAAAACTTCCAAAATCCACCAGCCGACGCAAAACCCATGATGCGCTGGTGGTGGTTCGGCACAGCTGTGGAAAAACCCGAGATCCTCCGCGAACTCAAGCAGATGCAAGCCGACGGTATAGGTGGCGTAGAGCTAGCCTTCGTCTACCCCCAGGTCGTAGACGATCCATCCAAAGGACTTATCAACCACCCCTTCCTCTCCCCCGAGATGCTGGACAACGTCCGCTACGCCCAATCCGAAGCCCGCAAACTAGGCCTCCGCGTAGACGTAACCCTAGGCAGCGGCTGGCCTTACGGAGGCCCCGCCACCACCCTCGAAGAAGCCGCCACCCGCCTCCGCACCGTCGAAATCCCCTTCCCCGCCAACGCCACCATCCTACCCCAGCCCGACCTGGCCGAAGGCGAATCCATCATCTCCATCTCCCTCGTCAACGGCGAACCCAAGCATTGGGACGCCGCAACCACCCAAACCATCATCCCAAGTGAAATCAGTAGCATAAACGCATCCACCACCCCCCGCACTGCCCTCTTCTTTATAGCCAGCCACACCCGACAGCAAGTCAAACGCGCCGCAGTAGGATCAGAAGGCTACGTCCTCGACCCCTTCAGCCACCAGGCCGTAGCCACCCACCTAAAAACCGTAGGCGAACCCCTCGTCAAAGCCTTCGGCCCCACCCCGCCCTACGCCGTCTTCTCCGACTCCCTCGAAGCCTACGGAGCCGACTGGACCCCCAACCTCCCCGAAGAATTCCACAAGCGCCGAGGCTACGATCTCCTCCCCCACCTCCCCGAACTGGTAGCCGGAGGCACCCCAGCCGCCGAAAAAATAAGGCACGACTGGGGCCAAACCCTCACCGAGTTGGTCGACGAAAACTACCTGACTCAAATCAATAACTGGGCCATCGAGCATCACACAAAGTTTCGCTCGCAAACATATGGAGAACCAGCAGTTACTTTATCGAGCCAACACCTCGTCACGCTCCCTGAAGGGGAGGGTCCCCGCTGGCGAGAGTTTTCCACACTCCGCTGGGCTTCCTCCGCCAACCACCTATTCGGCAACAAAATCACCTCCGCCGAAACCTTCACCTGGCTCCACTCCCCCGTCTTCCGCGCCACTCCCCTCGACATGAAGGCCGAAGCCGACCTCCACTTCCTGATCGGCGTCAACCAGATCATCGGCCACGGCTGGCCCTACTCCCCCCCGCAGGCCGGAGAACCCGGCTGGTCCCTCTACGCCGCCGCTGTCTTCAACGACAACAACCCCTGGCACCCCGTCATGCCCGACGTCACCCGCTACATCCAGCGCATCAGCTACCTCCTTCGCCAGGGCGAACCCGCCAACCAGGTAGCCATCCTCCTCCCCACCGACGACGCCTGGGCCCACTTCTCCCCCGGCAAAGTCACCGTCACCGGCGAGATGACCCACCTCATCACCCCCGCCCTCATGTCCGCCATCCTGAGCGCCGGTTACAACGTCGACTTTATCGACGCAGACACCATCAACCGCCAAGGTATCCACTATCCCATCCTAGTCATTCCCCCCACTGACCGGATTCCCGCTGAAACTCTGCAGCGTATCCTCAGGTACTCCTCAATAAATAGGGGTAAGGTTCTCTGTCTTGGGCACACGCCCTTGCACGTTACCGACGGCGCGCTAGCCAGTTTCGTCTGGAGCGGCCCACACCAACTGATCCCACCCACAATCGTTCCAAACGAGTCCGCACTTATCGAAGCCCTTCACACGGCCTCAGCCCCAGACTTCAGCCTCCACACAAAGAGCAGCGTCGCCAGGGACCAAATCGGCTTCATTCGTCGCAGACTTCCAAACGCAGACATCTATTTCGTCGCCAACGCCAGCAATCACCCAATCCAAGCCACTGCCACCTTTGCCACCGTCTATCCCAGTGGCGAGCAGTGGGATCCCGACACCGGCGTTTCTCTATCAATCTCCTCCACTGATGTTGATCTCAATTTGGCTCCCTACGAATCCCGAATCTTTGTCTTCGCGAAGACAGGCTCGCAAAGTGGCCGCCCCACCTCTACGCCTCGTACTGATTCGACCAACACGTCCCATCCGGGGATTATCGACCTGTCGAAGAATTGGGAACTCCATTTCTTAGACACCAACAAGACCGAAACCCAACCCACCCTCACCGACTGGACCGCCAACCCCGACACAAAGTTTTACTCTGGAGAAGCCGTCTACACCCGAGACTTCACTCTCACTGCAGTCCCTACCAAGCCAGTCAGCCTCGAAATCGAAGGCGGCACCCCCACCACGCCTCAGCCGCTAGCCCAGCCTGACCGGCCAGTCGGAGTCCGCAATCCCCTCGTCACAGGCACAGGCCCCGGCATGCGCGCCTGGTACGACCCACCCATTCGCGAGGCCGCCATCGTCTATATCAATGGCCAGCGAGCCGGCTCCCTCTGGCACCCGCCCTACCGACTCGACGTGACGCACCTTCTCAAACCCGGCCAGAACCACATCGAAATCCGCGTCTACAACACAGCCATCAACGCCTGGGCTGCCCTTCCGCCCCATGACTACAAACCCCTCATCGAAAAATTCGGCGACCGCTTCCAGATGCAGGACCTCGACAAAGTAAAACCCGTACCCTCCGGCATCCTCGGCCAAATCCACCTTGTCACCGAGATTTCCCAGTGA